From Amycolatopsis sp. cg9, one genomic window encodes:
- the cimA gene encoding citramalate synthase — protein MTRQEPADTPLGDAFHLYDTTLRDGAQREGITYSVQDKLAVARLLDELGVGFIEGGWPGALPKDTEFFARAAKGELKLKHAALVAFGATRKAGTTADTDPQVRALLDSEAPVITLVAKSDLRHIERALRVDVDEACAMVRDTVAFLTREGRRVFLDAEHFFDGYAFSPETSLRVLDAAAHAGADVLVLCDTNGGQLPLDLARTVGEIKEKTGFRLGIHCQDDTSCAVANSVAAVQAGVTHVQCTANGYGERAGNADLFAVTGNLVTKLGMDVLPTGGAAELTRVSHALAEIANIAPYTHQAYVGASAFAHKAGLHASAIKVDPLLYNHIDPSSVGNDMRVLVTEMAGRASLELKGRELGVDLAGRPEALTSAITKVKRLESEGWSFEAADASLELLLRQEADVPAEAPFELESYRVVLDHRADAEVVSEATVKVHVGGQRVIATAEGIGPVHALDAALRKALSPHLSWLDSVELADYKVRILQGHPGTDAVTRVLVESTDGEREWTTVGVHGNIVEASWLALCDALVHKSSTVAPVTDPADVD, from the coding sequence GTGACCCGCCAGGAGCCCGCCGATACCCCGCTCGGTGACGCCTTCCACCTCTACGACACGACGCTTCGCGACGGGGCGCAGCGCGAAGGCATCACCTACTCGGTCCAGGACAAGCTCGCCGTCGCGCGGCTGCTGGACGAGCTGGGCGTCGGGTTCATCGAGGGCGGCTGGCCGGGGGCGCTCCCCAAGGACACGGAGTTCTTCGCCCGCGCGGCGAAGGGCGAACTCAAGCTGAAGCACGCCGCCCTCGTCGCGTTCGGGGCCACGCGCAAGGCCGGTACCACCGCCGACACCGATCCGCAGGTGCGCGCGCTGCTCGACAGCGAAGCGCCGGTCATCACGCTCGTCGCGAAGTCCGACCTGCGGCACATCGAACGCGCGCTCCGCGTGGACGTCGACGAAGCCTGCGCCATGGTGCGGGACACCGTCGCGTTCCTGACGCGGGAAGGCCGCCGGGTCTTCCTCGACGCCGAGCACTTCTTCGACGGCTACGCGTTTTCGCCCGAGACCTCGCTCAGGGTCCTCGACGCCGCCGCCCACGCGGGCGCCGACGTGCTCGTGCTCTGCGACACCAACGGCGGGCAGCTGCCGCTCGACCTCGCCCGGACCGTCGGGGAAATCAAGGAAAAGACCGGATTCCGCCTCGGGATCCACTGTCAGGACGACACTTCCTGCGCCGTGGCGAACTCCGTCGCCGCGGTGCAGGCCGGCGTGACGCACGTCCAGTGCACCGCCAACGGTTACGGGGAACGGGCCGGCAACGCCGACCTCTTCGCCGTGACAGGGAACCTCGTGACCAAGCTCGGCATGGACGTCCTCCCGACCGGAGGAGCGGCCGAGCTGACCCGGGTCTCCCATGCCCTTGCCGAAATCGCGAACATCGCCCCCTACACCCACCAGGCTTACGTAGGGGCGTCGGCTTTTGCCCACAAGGCAGGACTGCACGCGAGCGCGATCAAGGTGGATCCGTTGCTGTACAACCACATCGATCCGTCTTCCGTCGGCAACGACATGCGGGTGCTGGTCACCGAGATGGCCGGCAGGGCCAGCCTCGAGCTCAAGGGACGTGAGCTCGGGGTCGACCTTGCCGGCCGGCCCGAAGCGCTGACGAGCGCCATCACCAAGGTCAAGCGCCTCGAATCCGAAGGCTGGTCCTTCGAAGCCGCCGACGCCTCCCTGGAACTGCTGCTGCGCCAGGAGGCCGACGTCCCCGCCGAGGCGCCGTTCGAGCTCGAGTCCTACCGCGTGGTCCTCGACCACCGCGCCGACGCCGAGGTCGTGTCCGAGGCGACGGTCAAGGTACACGTCGGCGGCCAGCGCGTGATCGCCACCGCCGAGGGCATCGGCCCGGTGCACGCGCTCGACGCCGCCCTGCGGAAGGCGCTCTCCCCGCACCTGTCCTGGTTGGACAGTGTGGAGCTCGCCGACTACAAGGTCCGCATCCTCCAGGGCCACCCGGGCACCGACGCGGTGACGCGCGTGCTGGTCGAGAGCACCGACGGCGAGCGTGAGTGGACCACGGTCGGGGTGCACGGCAACATCGTCGAGGCCAGCTGGCTGGCCCTCTGCGACGCGCTCGTCCACAAGAGCTCGACCGTGGCCCCGGTCACGGATCCGGCGGACGTAGACTGA
- a CDS encoding fumarylacetoacetate hydrolase family protein, whose translation MRLARIAHPGGVAFASVEGDGDDAQVLEIAEHPFGNPNFTGKRWPLADVRLLAPILPSKVIAVGRNYAKHAAEFGNEVPSAPMLFLKPSTTVVGPNAPIRRPSGIGRVDFEGELAIVIGQPVKNVPAARAASAILGYTVANDVSARDLQKSDGQWGRAKGFDTFCPLGPWIETSLDASDLALRAEVDGELKQDGRTSDLVHKIPELVEFVSGVMTLLPGDVILTGTPEGVGPIEGGQSVSITIEGIGTLTNPVENV comes from the coding sequence GTGCGCCTAGCCCGTATTGCTCATCCCGGTGGTGTCGCGTTCGCTTCGGTCGAAGGGGACGGTGACGACGCCCAGGTCCTGGAAATCGCCGAGCACCCGTTCGGCAACCCCAACTTCACCGGCAAGCGGTGGCCGCTGGCCGACGTCCGGCTGCTCGCGCCGATCCTGCCGTCGAAGGTGATCGCCGTCGGCCGGAACTACGCCAAGCACGCGGCCGAATTCGGCAACGAGGTGCCCAGCGCCCCGATGCTGTTCCTCAAGCCGTCCACCACGGTCGTCGGCCCGAACGCGCCGATCCGGCGTCCGTCGGGCATCGGCCGCGTCGACTTCGAGGGCGAGCTGGCCATCGTCATCGGGCAGCCGGTGAAGAACGTGCCCGCCGCCCGCGCCGCGAGCGCGATCCTCGGCTACACCGTGGCCAACGACGTCAGCGCGCGCGACCTGCAGAAGTCCGACGGCCAGTGGGGCCGCGCCAAGGGCTTCGACACGTTCTGCCCGCTCGGCCCGTGGATCGAGACGTCGCTCGACGCGTCCGACCTGGCGTTGCGGGCCGAGGTGGACGGCGAGCTCAAGCAGGACGGCCGCACGTCCGACCTGGTCCACAAGATCCCCGAGCTGGTCGAGTTCGTCTCCGGCGTGATGACGCTCCTGCCCGGCGACGTCATCCTGACCGGCACGCCCGAGGGCGTCGGCCCGATCGAGGGCGGCCAGAGCGTCTCGATCACCATCGAGGGCATCGGCACCCTGACCAACCCGGTCGAGAACGTCTAG
- a CDS encoding FAD-dependent oxidoreductase, translating to MVEMAERTSCVVIGGGPAGMVAGLLLARAGVEVTVLEKHADFLRDFRGDTVHPSTLTLLDELGLGEKFHALPHSELTAAGFPQDNGEMMKLADFTRLKVAHRYIAMVPQWDFLDLLAESARKEPTFVQRMETECTGLVREHGRVAGVTYRTAAGETGEIRADLVIAADGRWSSARREAGLVPHEYDCPFDVWWFRLSRHEDEKGGMLLPKMRDRRFAVPLPRPDFYQVAYLAPKGDDLRQQGIEAFRENVTQICPEFADRVHELKTMDDVKFLDVRLNLLRRWHVDGLLCLGDAAHAMSPIGGVGINLAVQDAVAAATLLAEPLRRGRPTEADLAKVRSRRLAPTLMVQGLQRLMHRTVVRGVMTDKRNGPPEPMIKAFARFPRLSYFPARLLGLGLRPEHAPAFARRPMEPVARD from the coding sequence ATGGTCGAGATGGCCGAGCGCACGAGCTGCGTCGTCATCGGTGGCGGGCCGGCCGGGATGGTCGCGGGGCTGCTGCTGGCCCGGGCCGGTGTCGAGGTGACGGTGCTGGAGAAGCACGCGGACTTCCTGCGCGACTTCCGCGGCGACACGGTGCACCCCTCGACGCTGACCCTGCTCGACGAGCTGGGCCTCGGCGAAAAGTTCCACGCGCTGCCGCACAGCGAACTGACCGCGGCCGGGTTCCCGCAGGACAACGGCGAGATGATGAAGCTCGCCGATTTCACCCGGTTGAAGGTCGCCCACCGGTACATCGCGATGGTGCCCCAGTGGGACTTCCTCGACCTGCTCGCCGAGAGCGCCCGCAAGGAGCCGACGTTCGTCCAGCGGATGGAGACCGAGTGCACCGGCCTCGTCCGCGAGCACGGCCGCGTCGCGGGCGTCACCTACCGCACGGCGGCCGGTGAGACCGGGGAGATCCGCGCAGACCTGGTCATCGCCGCCGACGGCCGCTGGTCGTCGGCCCGGCGCGAAGCCGGCCTGGTGCCGCACGAGTACGACTGCCCGTTCGACGTCTGGTGGTTCCGGCTCTCGCGGCACGAGGACGAAAAGGGCGGCATGCTGCTGCCGAAGATGCGGGACCGGCGCTTCGCCGTGCCGCTCCCCCGGCCGGACTTCTACCAGGTCGCCTACCTCGCGCCGAAGGGCGACGACCTGCGGCAGCAGGGCATCGAGGCCTTCCGGGAGAACGTGACGCAGATCTGCCCCGAGTTCGCCGACCGGGTGCACGAGCTCAAGACGATGGACGACGTCAAGTTCCTCGACGTGCGGCTCAACCTGCTGCGCAGGTGGCACGTCGACGGGCTGCTCTGCCTGGGCGACGCGGCGCACGCGATGTCGCCGATCGGCGGCGTCGGCATCAACCTCGCGGTGCAGGACGCGGTCGCGGCGGCGACGCTGCTGGCCGAACCGCTGCGCCGGGGCCGGCCGACGGAGGCGGACCTGGCGAAGGTGCGTTCGCGGCGGCTCGCGCCGACGCTGATGGTGCAGGGGCTGCAACGCCTGATGCACCGGACCGTCGTGCGCGGGGTGATGACCGACAAGCGCAACGGCCCGCCTGAGCCGATGATCAAGGCGTTCGCGCGGTTCCCGCGGCTGTCGTACTTCCCGGCCCGGCTCCTCGGCCTCGGGCTGCGGCCGGAGCACGCTCCGGCGTTCGCCCGGCGGCCGATGGAGCCGGTGGCGCGGGACTAG
- a CDS encoding HAD family hydrolase, protein MDFALAPRTPSRTASPTAGASEPWAPPELRLVCLDIDDTLIDCTAAIRRSLHILTGRGDLWPLWDLITEEHVALVVAGELDYATMHQRRTDCFLAEIGILADAEQVISFERRRRELLDHSWQLFDDVLPCLEWLRAAGLALAAVTNASGVHQRRKIADLGLAPFFDHVAIAGELGVAKPDPVMFHTVCLGMDCAPAQAVHVGDKLDTDAIGARDAGLGAIWLDRDGIAERAPAGVHTVTGLAELPELLVSEYATIGVPAQRRGETPAFTVGNGVL, encoded by the coding sequence GTGGATTTCGCCTTGGCACCCCGGACCCCTTCGCGAACCGCCTCGCCCACCGCGGGAGCGTCCGAGCCCTGGGCGCCGCCCGAGTTGCGGCTGGTGTGCCTGGACATCGACGACACCTTGATCGACTGCACCGCCGCGATCCGCCGCAGCCTCCACATCCTCACCGGCCGGGGCGACCTGTGGCCGTTGTGGGACTTGATCACCGAAGAGCACGTCGCCCTGGTCGTCGCCGGCGAACTCGACTACGCGACCATGCACCAGCGGCGCACCGACTGCTTCCTCGCCGAGATCGGCATCCTCGCCGACGCCGAGCAGGTCATCTCGTTCGAACGCCGCCGAAGAGAACTGCTCGACCATTCGTGGCAGTTGTTCGACGACGTCCTCCCGTGCCTGGAGTGGCTCCGCGCGGCGGGCCTGGCGCTGGCCGCCGTGACGAACGCCTCGGGCGTCCACCAGCGGCGCAAGATCGCCGACCTGGGCCTGGCGCCGTTCTTCGACCACGTGGCCATCGCGGGCGAGCTGGGCGTGGCCAAGCCCGACCCGGTGATGTTCCACACGGTCTGCCTCGGCATGGACTGCGCCCCCGCCCAGGCGGTCCACGTCGGCGACAAACTGGACACCGACGCGATCGGCGCCCGCGACGCGGGCCTGGGCGCGATCTGGCTCGACCGCGACGGCATAGCGGAGCGCGCCCCGGCGGGCGTCCACACGGTGACCGGCCTCGCCGAGCTGCCTGAGCTGCTGGTTTCCGAGTACGCGACGATCGGCGTCCCCGCCCAGCGCCGCGGTGAGACCCCCGCGTTCACCGTCGGGAACGGCGTGCTCTAG
- a CDS encoding fibronectin type III domain-containing protein yields MPGQRRTRAAVAVWAGVFLAATTFVVVAASSDARPDLDFQQEGHWVYNAAEQAAFHVNGGTKQVDARTGKVQLTGAVAMGQGDRQLSAVGDGKAVVFGKSDLAVAATLAAPGGDVPVSLEVPGGPYYVYKQAGTVVRFAQLPPVTMRAGGTVGEPAPLADGTIWFQRVDNGALCRVKRDAGDVLCPVDTGGKQGDVVATGDQAVFVDPAGGTITPFGERGAGTPANLGVRVGKDARTATVAVAQRLPLVDPADNRLILAGLDGLGGERPGSAPITVGLGQGDFAAPVTSTDAVAVLDRAGRRVLTFTPTGKQKATTPLPEGAGRPRITRGQDGRVYVDAQDGAHTVVVDHDGSVTTVGIGKQDVPSPDTPKTPQPPVNPPPVAPHGKPQAPSAGKGTKDPAKTAPKAPGAPGPVQAQPGNATVKVSWGEASANGAAVTEYRVSWRSTAGEGTDGALGVGGNQLQTDVPGLRNGATYVFTIIAVNSVGTGPGADSPPVTPSSEVPGAPGAPTATAGEAGTVQLTWAPADGQGHRITGYTVTAHGADGSTTAAGTSTEPSLTTAAGVLTLGTAYTFTVTAANELGLSSADSPSSGAVSPYSPAAAVGGLSAAADDSTVTLTWTAPELNGGDLAGYLVEADGLTPQTVTGTTATFNGLSNGTKYSFTVKAQTRQRGTTGATVDGAPATAEATPGRAPMVDVTGASSSGDRQITLTVNVSDYSSGAVTCHVVFNGAERWTGGCASGSSITVGGLDYATTYDIYVTGENSFGRGPTGSRGSARTNDPPPPPPSVTVSRGGAYSSSACTDPSCAYVVISARNFAANASYSVSCVSSGGGTYYTYKTPARTNGSGAFDSAVCFFGYRGQQVWAVVGGVESNHMTW; encoded by the coding sequence GTGCCAGGGCAAAGACGAACGCGTGCCGCGGTCGCGGTGTGGGCGGGAGTGTTCCTGGCCGCGACGACGTTCGTGGTGGTCGCGGCGAGCAGCGACGCGCGCCCGGACCTGGACTTCCAGCAGGAAGGGCACTGGGTCTACAACGCGGCCGAGCAAGCCGCCTTCCACGTCAACGGCGGGACCAAACAGGTCGACGCGCGCACCGGCAAGGTCCAGCTCACCGGTGCGGTCGCGATGGGGCAGGGCGACCGCCAGTTGAGCGCCGTCGGCGACGGCAAGGCCGTGGTCTTCGGGAAGTCCGACCTCGCCGTAGCGGCCACGTTGGCCGCGCCTGGCGGAGATGTCCCGGTCAGCCTCGAAGTTCCCGGCGGGCCGTACTACGTCTACAAGCAGGCCGGCACGGTGGTGCGGTTCGCGCAGCTGCCGCCGGTCACCATGCGGGCCGGGGGCACGGTCGGTGAACCCGCGCCGCTCGCCGACGGCACGATCTGGTTCCAGCGGGTCGACAACGGCGCCTTGTGCCGGGTCAAGCGTGATGCCGGGGATGTGCTCTGCCCGGTGGACACCGGCGGCAAGCAGGGTGACGTGGTGGCGACCGGCGACCAAGCGGTCTTCGTCGACCCGGCCGGGGGAACGATCACCCCGTTCGGGGAGCGGGGTGCCGGTACGCCGGCGAACCTCGGGGTGCGGGTCGGCAAGGACGCCCGCACGGCGACCGTCGCGGTCGCCCAGCGGCTGCCCCTGGTCGACCCGGCGGACAACCGGCTGATCCTGGCCGGCCTCGACGGCCTCGGCGGCGAGCGACCCGGATCGGCGCCGATCACCGTCGGCCTGGGCCAGGGTGACTTCGCCGCGCCGGTGACGTCGACGGACGCCGTCGCGGTGCTCGATCGCGCGGGCCGGCGGGTGCTGACGTTCACCCCGACCGGCAAGCAGAAAGCCACGACGCCGCTGCCCGAAGGCGCCGGCCGGCCGCGAATCACCCGCGGTCAGGACGGGCGGGTGTACGTCGACGCCCAGGACGGCGCCCACACCGTGGTGGTCGACCACGACGGATCGGTCACCACGGTCGGTATCGGCAAGCAGGACGTGCCGTCCCCGGACACGCCGAAGACGCCTCAGCCGCCCGTGAACCCGCCGCCGGTCGCACCGCACGGCAAGCCGCAGGCGCCCTCGGCCGGCAAGGGGACGAAGGACCCGGCGAAGACGGCTCCGAAGGCGCCGGGTGCGCCGGGGCCGGTCCAGGCGCAGCCCGGCAACGCCACGGTGAAGGTGTCCTGGGGTGAAGCGAGTGCGAACGGCGCGGCCGTCACGGAGTACCGGGTGAGCTGGCGCTCGACCGCCGGGGAGGGCACCGACGGCGCGCTGGGTGTCGGGGGCAACCAGCTGCAGACCGACGTGCCCGGCTTGCGCAACGGTGCGACCTACGTCTTCACGATCATCGCCGTGAACTCCGTCGGTACCGGTCCCGGTGCCGACTCGCCGCCGGTCACGCCGAGCTCCGAGGTCCCCGGTGCACCCGGTGCGCCGACGGCGACCGCGGGCGAAGCCGGCACGGTGCAGCTGACCTGGGCGCCGGCCGACGGGCAGGGGCACCGGATCACCGGCTACACGGTGACCGCGCACGGCGCCGACGGCAGCACGACGGCCGCGGGGACTTCGACGGAACCGTCGCTCACCACCGCGGCCGGCGTGCTGACGCTCGGCACCGCGTACACGTTCACCGTGACCGCGGCCAACGAGCTGGGGCTGTCCAGTGCGGACTCCCCGTCGAGCGGTGCGGTTTCGCCGTACTCGCCGGCCGCGGCGGTCGGCGGCCTGAGCGCGGCAGCCGACGACTCGACCGTGACCCTCACCTGGACCGCGCCCGAGCTCAACGGTGGCGACCTGGCCGGGTACCTGGTGGAGGCCGACGGCCTGACGCCGCAGACGGTCACCGGCACGACAGCGACCTTCAACGGGCTGTCGAACGGCACCAAGTACAGCTTCACCGTGAAGGCGCAGACCCGCCAACGCGGCACGACCGGAGCCACGGTGGACGGCGCGCCCGCGACCGCCGAGGCCACGCCCGGCCGGGCCCCGATGGTGGACGTGACCGGAGCCTCGAGCAGTGGCGACCGGCAGATCACCCTGACGGTCAACGTTTCGGACTACAGCAGCGGTGCGGTGACCTGCCACGTCGTGTTCAACGGCGCCGAACGCTGGACGGGCGGTTGTGCCAGCGGCAGCTCGATCACGGTCGGCGGCCTGGACTACGCGACCACTTACGACATCTACGTGACGGGCGAGAACAGCTTCGGCCGCGGGCCCACCGGGTCGAGAGGATCGGCGCGCACCAACGATCCGCCGCCGCCACCGCCGTCGGTCACGGTGTCCAGAGGTGGCGCCTACTCCAGCTCGGCTTGCACCGACCCGAGCTGCGCTTACGTCGTCATCTCGGCGCGCAACTTCGCCGCCAACGCGAGCTATTCGGTGTCCTGTGTGTCCTCTGGCGGCGGGACTTACTACACGTACAAGACGCCTGCGCGAACCAACGGTTCCGGCGCTTTCGACAGCGCCGTCTGCTTCTTCGGCTACCGGGGCCAGCAGGTCTGGGCCGTCGTCGGTGGCGTCGAGTCCAACCACATGACCTGGTGA
- a CDS encoding AAA family ATPase produces MNQQLTPGDAYSLISANVQRVVQGKPDVVRMAIVAMFAEGHVLLEDVPGLGKTTLARCLAASVDGTLNRIQFTPDLLPGDITGGSIYHQSSETLEFHPGAIFANIVLADEINRGTPKTQSALLEVMAEAAVTVDGHRYAMPRPFLVLATQNPIELEGTYRLPEAQLDRFLVRLSVGYPGHDAEVQVILGDMAGATPAQLGPVLSQDALAGVIAAVRQGQVHPAVCSYAVSLAEATRHHELVRFGASPRGSVALVRAARAWAATDGRAYTTPDDVKAVAPAVLEHRLVLTPEAELNGRKPADVLGEVLRAVPAPGGSATVRG; encoded by the coding sequence ATGAACCAGCAGCTGACCCCGGGCGACGCCTACAGCCTGATCTCGGCCAACGTGCAACGCGTCGTGCAAGGCAAGCCCGACGTGGTCCGGATGGCGATCGTCGCCATGTTCGCCGAGGGCCACGTCCTGCTGGAGGACGTGCCCGGTCTCGGCAAGACCACACTGGCCCGCTGCCTCGCCGCGAGCGTCGACGGCACGCTGAACCGGATCCAGTTCACGCCGGACCTGCTGCCCGGCGACATCACCGGCGGGTCGATCTACCACCAGAGCAGCGAAACGCTCGAGTTCCACCCGGGTGCCATTTTCGCGAACATCGTGCTCGCCGATGAAATCAACCGCGGCACGCCGAAGACGCAGTCGGCCCTGCTGGAGGTGATGGCCGAAGCGGCGGTGACCGTCGACGGTCACCGCTACGCCATGCCACGGCCGTTCCTCGTGCTGGCGACGCAGAACCCGATCGAACTCGAAGGCACCTACCGGCTCCCGGAGGCGCAGCTGGACCGGTTCCTCGTACGGCTCAGCGTCGGCTATCCCGGCCACGACGCCGAAGTGCAGGTGATCTTGGGCGACATGGCGGGGGCAACGCCCGCTCAGCTGGGTCCGGTCCTGAGCCAGGACGCACTCGCCGGCGTGATCGCCGCGGTGCGGCAAGGGCAGGTGCACCCGGCCGTCTGCTCGTACGCCGTGAGCCTCGCGGAGGCGACGCGGCACCACGAACTGGTGCGCTTCGGTGCCAGCCCCCGTGGCAGTGTCGCCCTCGTCCGTGCCGCACGGGCGTGGGCAGCCACCGACGGCCGCGCCTACACGACGCCCGACGACGTCAAGGCCGTGGCGCCCGCGGTGCTCGAGCACCGGCTCGTGCTCACCCCGGAAGCGGAGCTCAACGGCCGCAAGCCCGCCGACGTGCTCGGCGAGGTGCTGCGGGCGGTTCCCGCCCCCGGTGGCTCGGCGACGGTCCGGGGCTGA
- a CDS encoding DUF58 domain-containing protein yields the protein MPSIPAPRGLRLTRRGTGLLGAAAVCLAAGIGLGFPLLRLVAGAATAVVVVAVLSCLRRVSVDVHRELVPDRVERGDTAVATLTLTNRSRRRSGGFTAVDPPTEDARLAVHPLAPGASVERAYRLPTRRRGVLTVGPLTVRRADLLGLVAADARGGSTSTLLVHPRRHRVGVSLGAHPRHHHEGVIAPRPMAGSADLRAVREYVLGDELRHVHWRATAKTGRMMVREYVDPAQPRFTVLLDDRAGALDEDGFEAAVEIAASLTHAATAAGTQTRLLTTTGLDLNTRGGVAGSRVLQDALCAVEQGTDELNSEVLVSRCASGTSLALLGGRFETALVGALGKRAREVTLFDFGNSEPVVLPGVTVIKERDAVAAAAAWNRVVAA from the coding sequence GTGCCGTCCATTCCTGCCCCTCGTGGTCTCCGGCTGACCCGCCGGGGCACCGGTCTGCTGGGCGCCGCCGCGGTCTGCCTCGCCGCCGGGATCGGACTGGGTTTCCCGCTCCTGCGGCTGGTCGCCGGTGCGGCGACCGCCGTGGTCGTCGTAGCCGTGCTGAGCTGCCTGCGACGGGTGAGTGTCGACGTCCACCGCGAACTCGTGCCCGACCGGGTCGAACGAGGCGACACCGCGGTCGCCACGCTCACCCTGACCAACCGCTCGCGCCGGCGCAGCGGCGGGTTCACCGCCGTCGACCCGCCCACCGAGGACGCGCGGCTCGCCGTGCACCCCCTCGCCCCCGGCGCTTCGGTCGAGAGGGCCTACCGGCTGCCGACCCGGCGGCGCGGCGTGCTCACGGTCGGCCCGCTGACCGTCCGGCGCGCCGACCTGCTCGGACTGGTCGCCGCGGACGCGCGCGGCGGCAGCACGTCGACGCTGCTCGTGCACCCGCGGCGGCACCGCGTCGGTGTGAGCCTGGGGGCCCACCCGCGCCACCACCACGAGGGTGTCATCGCTCCGCGGCCGATGGCGGGTTCGGCCGACCTGCGCGCCGTGCGCGAGTACGTGCTCGGTGACGAGCTCCGGCACGTGCACTGGCGCGCCACCGCCAAGACCGGCCGGATGATGGTGCGCGAGTACGTCGATCCGGCGCAGCCCCGGTTCACGGTGCTGCTCGACGACCGCGCCGGAGCACTCGACGAGGACGGCTTCGAGGCGGCCGTCGAGATCGCCGCTTCGCTCACCCACGCTGCCACCGCCGCGGGCACCCAGACCCGGCTGCTCACGACGACCGGCCTCGACCTGAACACCCGGGGTGGTGTGGCGGGCAGCCGCGTGCTGCAGGACGCCCTCTGCGCCGTGGAACAAGGCACCGACGAGCTGAACTCCGAGGTTCTGGTCTCACGGTGTGCCAGCGGCACCAGTCTGGCTCTGCTCGGCGGCAGGTTCGAGACGGCTTTGGTCGGCGCATTGGGCAAGAGGGCGCGCGAGGTGACGCTGTTCGACTTCGGGAACTCCGAGCCGGTCGTGCTGCCCGGCGTGACCGTCATCAAGGAGCGTGACGCCGTCGCGGCCGCGGCGGCCTGGAACCGGGTGGTGGCCGCGTGA